The Leptodactylus fuscus isolate aLepFus1 unplaced genomic scaffold, aLepFus1.hap2 HAP2_SCAFFOLD_444, whole genome shotgun sequence region TCTTACCAGGCCACGGTGATCCGGGGGTCCAGGTAGTTCAGCTTGGAGGTGCCCAGAGCGATCTGCTTGTTCTCCTCCTTGTCTGTGGCCTGAAGCTTCagcttcatcagctgctcctccAGACGCTCcacctgcttcttcttcttctccatcaCCCTGAGAACAGAGCCGTCAGTAGCCGCTAAAGGGGAACACCGCCCCAAAAGTACAGCCACTAGTCAcaaccagagctgcaatcacaggACTCCTGTTACATCAGCTCtttcctccagtcacagccagagctgcaatcacaggACTCCTGTTACATCAGCTCTttcactccagtcacagccagagctgcaatcacaagACTCCTGTTACATCAGCTCTttcactccagtcacagccagagctgcaatcacaggACTCCTGTTACATCAGCTCtttcctccagtcacagccagagctgcaatcacaagACTCCTGTTACATCAGCTCTttcactccagtcacagccagagctgcaatcacaggACTCCTGTTACATCAGCTCTttcactccagtcacagccagagctgcaatcacaagACTCCTGTTACATCAGCTCTttcactccagtcacagccagagctgcattcatcatTTTGGTATATCTTCCTATCACAAGTTATAATTGATTTGTAACTACAGGTTTGGAGGTGACTAGGcctaaaatataaaatgtaaatgcagctttgaatgtgactggagtataagacagtgTGGCGGCGGCAGAACTCTGAATGCAAGGCTGTAAAACCATATCTTATACTCTAGTGACAtcaagagctgcagtcactatactcTTACCTCCTACCACATTAGGGCAAAACCAccaagcagctctggatgtgactagagaagAAGACATTAGAGTCCATTATATGTAGTAGTATAAGGCAGTGCACACAGATCCGGGTGTGACTAGAGGAGAAGATGATATGTAGTATAAGGCAgtgcacacacacagctctggatgtgactagaggataAGGTTATATGTAGTAGTATAAggcagcacacacagctctggatgtgactagaggagaAGAGGATATGTAGTATAAGGCAGCACACGCACAGCTCCGGATGTGACTAGAGGAGAAGATGATATGTAGTATAAggcagcacacacagctctggatgtgactagaggataaggttatatataatagtataaggcagcacacacagctctggatgtgactagaggataaggttatatataatagtataaggcagcacacacagctctggatgtgactagaggagaAGGTTATATGTAGTAGTATAAggcagcacacacagctctggatgtgactagaggagaAGGTTATATGTAGTATAAggcagcacacacagctctggatgtgactagaggataaggttatatataatagtataaggcagcacacacagctctggatgtgactagaggataAGGTTATATATAATAGTATAAGGCAGCACACGCACAGCTCCGGATGTGACTAGAGGAGAAGATGATATGTAGTATAAggcagcacacacagctctggatgtgactagaggagaAGATGATATGTAGTATAAggcagcacacacagctctggatgtgactagaggagaAGATGATATGTAGTATAAggcagcacacacagctctggatgtgactagaggagaAGGTTATATGTAGTAGTATAAggcagcacacacagctctggatgtgactagaggataaggttatatataatagtataaggcagcacacacagctctggatgtgactagaggataaggttatatataatagtataaggcagcacacacagctctggatgtgactagaggagaAGGTTATATGTAGTAGTATAAggcagcacacacagctctggatgtgactagaggagaAGGTTATATATAATAGTATAAGGCAGCACACACAGACAATGACACCGCTCCTTACTTCTTGGTCCGGTCGTTCTTGTGCTCCTTGTAGTCGGCTTTCGCTTTCTTCAGCTCCTTCTTGGCCTCTTTTAGTTGCTGTTCTTTTGCATCAATCTGTAGGGGTTAAACAATTGGGTGACCGTCCCCCTAGATGTGAGCATGGCCCCCGCCCTACACATGGAGAGGCGGCACCTAAGatctactacaagtcccagcatgtccGGTCATTAATCACAGTCTGGACACAACAGGCGGAGTCAGTCTGTTACTACATCACATCTCCTGAAACCATCAGCATCAATGTCAGGGGGTCTCCACCACAGATCTGCGGCTCAGGCCCAGCACAAGGGGATGGCTCTGGGGGCTGATATAGTTTTAGGGATTTGGTCAGGGGTTCCCCAGTTAAGGCTGTGACACCCCAATCTAGCAGTGCAGTCTTCGCCCCACATTGTACCTTTGTCTGAAGATTTAGCATGGATTTTTCAAAGGTCTTGGGTGGCGCCCTCTGGTGGTTACACAGAAGTGCTACGGCTCTATTTGCACGGTTGTAGGAAAGAATTTTGGCTGCAACGTTGTCGTCGGCTGTAAAAGAAGAGGAGACCCTGAGAGGACACGACAGCGCCCTGCACGTCCCAGCTATACAGGAGAGCACACACTGCCCAAAAGTGCCAGAACCttctataacaggggtagggaacgtacggctctccagctgttaaaaaactacaactcccagcatgcatactggctctgctgttctgggaactcccatggaagtgaatggagcatgatgggagttgtagtttcacagcagctatagagccaaaggttccctacccctgttctataaCCTCCAAGGCTCCCCCTCCCCCAGCGCGGGCCCCTCACCATTAGTGAGCTCCTTCAGCTGGTTCTGTAGGGTGATGGAGGCGTTGTATGTTCTGAAGACTTTGGCGGTCAGTCCGTCCATCAGGTCCTGGAGGTGCTTGTTGAGAACGGTCGTCTGGAGAAGAAGAACCAGATTTCACATTCTAAACCTCTTACACCGGCCAAGTGTCCCAAACTTATCGGAGCAATCCCGGGGACACTGGGCAGGTCTGCAGAGGGCGCTCCCTTCTTAGGGGCGAGACGTTTACTACAACTCCATCATCCAATCGGCCGATATCCATGTGCAGACTGGCTTTTGCCCTTTTGGGGCCGGAAACATTTACTCACGCTTAGTCGGTCAAACAGATCGTCGTCCGGGTCCTTGTTCTCCATAAATTTCATGAGGTTTTTGAACACCTGGGGTGGGGGGAGCGCAGTGTTAGTAGTCAGACACCGGAGGGCACTCTGATGGCTATAGATGGGTTCTGGGCTCATTATTTTAAACAGAAATCTCAAGTGTGGCCCAAGGTCAGTGGAGGCTTAAAGGGCTTTTATGGGACATCAGTATGTGGTCAGTGGGATCTGTCGCACAGGACCCCTGACCATCAACTGTTTGCCGAAGCTGAAGCCTCATCCTGGTGCCAATGAGGTCACAGTCACATagaacagcagcagctcagtcccaatcgAGTAAATGCTGCCAAGTTGCAATACCAAGTAGAGCCACTACAGTATGTGggggcgctgtgcttggtgtttACTGAAGAAGCTGCAGCCTCTGCAACCAAATGGAGGGGGaacccagatgtcagaccccaccgTCACATCTATATGTAACCCCTATATCCAGTGAGTAATATAACCCCCCGCTGCATGCTGTGCcccgatacattgtagcaaatccaaagagggtttgttacagtgtaccaGTCTAGACAATCCCCTGCGAGCTGCAGAGTCTCCAGACAGAGATATCTGATCTGCAGCGATACAGAGGAAGGTCTggctgtagcaaaccctcagctgtgagcaggatggGGCCCCGGGCTCTTACCTCCTTCTCCACTGGCACCTTGTTGTAATATCGGATGGAGTCTTTGCCCAGGAAGTCGAACTCCACAATGTGCGACTGCCCGTCCAGCTTGGGGTACAGCTTAATGTGCTCCACCCGCAGGGAGCAGCAGCCCACCGTGTccgccgtctccccctcctccttctcatTGCCCGCTCGGAGCGCCAGCTGCCGGGAGAGGAGAAGGTCACAGGCCATGCCCGCAGCCATACACGTGTCACATGTCATTAGCGTGTACCTTATCGATGAAGTACAACGCCACCGCTCTCTGCCGTTTCTTCATCTCTCGGGATTTCCAGTCGAGGCGATACTGAGATCGGATCTGATCCACCACGTTCTTCAGACGCCGCGCTGTCTCGTACTTCTGCCAGTCCTTCTCCCCCTGCAAAACAGATCAGAGACTGTGGTGGTAGACGACCCcctactatattatatatatatatatatatatatatatatatatatatatatatatatatacacacacacacccatataTGTACTGGAGCTGGAGCCATAGGGCCGACATCTCTCACCCCATGCCATGCTTACATTACGGGTAGCGATATGGCGGTGCAGGTGGTAATAAAAAGAGGCAAAAAATAATAATCCAGGATGTCACAAAACCAAACCCACTGAGGTCTGCCATCACGTTGTGGTATCTGCTTCTCCAGCACATGCTATAGAtgatattaaagggggtttccaggcaaTAACCTGTCCTAAGGATCCTCACTGTACCCGCACGGATACAGACTccgtgtagtggccagatcaggtactgcacaTCACATTTTTCTTCCAGGACACTAAAATTTGAGACCCGACCATAGAAGTCATCAACAGGATATTGGCCGGGGTGCGGCTCATCCACTGGTCACATCGTTATGTGGCGGCTCAGTCCTACTCAAGTGAATggcactgagctgcaatactaagcacggccactatacaatgcagggcgctgtgctgacAAACATCTGCTGGATGAGGCTGCAGGTTGTCAGACCCCCAGATCCTCAATATCCATCCTCACCTTGAGTTTGGAGCTGGGGTTCAGCATGATGTACTTGATGGACCCCTGAATGTTCTCCGTCCAGGACGCCAGCCATGTCACCGTGTTGTCACAACGCACCTCCTTCCACCTGTGGCCGAGGGGAGGATCTGGGACCTTGGAGTCTCTGAGGCGATGAGGAGAGAAGGTCACACCGAGACTTATACCAAAAAACTACGACTAGCAGCATGGACTAATGGCCGCAGGGTGtccgagcatgctgggagttgtagtgccataCAGTGGGAGATCAGGGGTCACTCACTTGCTGCAGTTTATGATGACGTCCTCCGGCATTATCCTCAGCTTCAGCATTCCCATTTTGGGGTGATCCCCGCGGCCTCGGAACAGTCCCGGGGGCTCGATCTTGAAGTTCCCGATCTTCTCTCTGTGTCCGTCCAGTGTACAGAAGCCGAACTCCTCCTGGATCTTATTGGCCTCTTCCTTCAATTTCTGGAGAAAATGTAATAGATAAAGATGAGACATGagaagagccgagtgtgcacaggtACGAGTCCGACAACCCGGCCACTTGTAATACTGACAACTATCTCAGCACTGCAGACACCTGAGTCACCGAAGTGATGGAACATCCAAGTGGCGATGAAGGACGAGATCAGCGGCAGCACTACAGAGCCCAGCCACGCTACTGCACATGTCAGCTCCAAATATACAGAGCCCTCTGCTATACACATCGCCCCCAGGGTATATACAGCCCTCCAGTATACACGTCACCTGCAGGGTATATACAACCCTCCAGTATACACGTCACCTGCAGGGTATATACAACCCTCCAGTATACACGTCACCTGCAGGGTATATACAACCCTCCAGTATACACGTCACCTGCAGGGTATATACAGCCCTCTGCTATACACATCGCCCCCAGGGGTATATACAGCCCTCCAGTATACAAGTCACCTGCAGGGTATATACAACCCTCCAGTATACACGTCACCTGCAGGGTATATACAACCCTCCAGTATACACGTCACCTGCAGGGTATATACAACCCTCCAGTATACACGTCACCTGCAGGGTATATACAACCCTCCAGTATACACGTCACCTGCAGGGTATATACAGCCCTCtgctatacacatcacccccaggGTATATACAGCCCTATAGTATACACGTCACCCCCAGGGTATATACAGCCCTCcagtatacacatcacccccagggtatatacagccctccagtatacacatcacccccaagGTATATACAACCCTCCAGTATACACGTCACCTGCAGGGTATATACAACCCTCCAGTATACACATCGCCCCCAGGGTATATACAGCCCTCtgctatacacatcacccccaggGTATATACAGCCCTCCAGTATACACGTCACCCCCAGGGTATATACAGCCCTCtgctatacacatcacccccaggGTATATACAGCCCTCCAGTATACACGTCACCCCCAGGGTATATACAGCCCTCCAGTATACACGTCACCTGCAGGGTATATACAGCCCTATAGTATACACGTCACCCCCAGGGTATATACAGCCCTCcagtatacacatcacccccaggGTATATACAGCCCTCCAGTATACACGTCACCACCAGGGTATATACAGCCCTCcagtatacacatcacccccaggGTATATACAGCCCTCCAGTATACACGTCACCACCAGGGTATATACAGCCCTCCAGTATACACGTCACCCCCAGGGTATATACAGCCCTCTGCTATACACGTCACCTCCAGGGTATATACAGCCCTCCAGTAGACACGTCACCTCCAGGGTATATACAGCCCTCCAGTATACACGTCACCTCCAGGGTATATACAGCCCTCCAGTATACACGTCACCCCCAGGGTATACACAGCCCTCCAGTATACACGTCACCCCCAGGGTATATACAGCCCTCCAGTATACACGTCACCCCCAGGGTATATACAGCCCTACAGTATACACATCACCACCAGGGTATATACAGCCCTCCAGTATACACGTCACCCCCAGGGTATATACAGCCCTCTGCTATACACGTCACCTCCAGGGTATATACAGCCCTCtgctatacacatcacccccaggGTATATACAGCCCTCCAGTATACACATCACCACCAGGGTATATACAGCCCTCCAGTATACACGTCACCCCCAGGGTATATACAGCCCTCCAGTATACACGTCACCTCCAGGGTATATACAGCCCTCCAGTATACACGTCACCTCCAGGGTATATACAGCCCTCCAGTATACACGTCACCTCCAGGGTATATACAGCCCTCCAGTATACACGTCACCCCCAGGGTATATACAGCCATCCAGTATACACGTCACCCCCAGGGTATATACAGCCCTCCAGTATACACGTCACCTGTTTCTCCTCTTTGGGTAAAGCTTTCCGCGCCTCGTTCTTCTCGTAGAAATACTTGTGGATCTCGGAGAAGTCGCACTTGTCCAGATGTTTTAtcgtcttcttctcctccttggtCATTTGCTATAGAGGAACAGTAAAGAGGTCACCTATAGACTATCTGGAGAAGACGTGCGGAGTCCTGTCCTCACACACACCCACAGCGGTCTATGGCCGTACGGTATCTGCACACTATAATGGCGCTTACGGTTTTCCAGTCAGTGAAGAAATTCTTCTGGAATATTTCCTTGCTGGTGTACTCGTGGTCCAGCATCTTCCCATAGAAGGTGGCCACTTCCTCGGCCCCCGGGCTCAGCTTCATCggctcccctacacacacagctcagctgtAACATtgtctatatatgtatagatTACTCATGAACTAGGGAGATCAGGATGAGCACAAGTGTAGGAGAGCGCTGCGGTGTTATGTTCAGGAGCAGCCATGATGTCACCATCGGGGGAGGGGCCTAATGCTATTCCCAGCGCCCCCTATATCTGCTCACCATCATAGTAGAAGTGCACATCATCCGGCAGCGGCTCGTACGGGGGAGCGAAGTACGGACCTTGGTGCTCCAGGAACCGCCATTTCACGCCGTTCTCGTAGTTCTTCTCTTCCCACCTAGGACACCAGACCAGTCACATATATATGTACGTACAGATCTATATACAGCTTGTATCTTACTCACTGCAGGGgggttgttacaatgtgtcagcggattccctgcactgatacactgtaacaagtcCATCACCTGTACAAGCAGAGTCAAGACAAATGTAACAGTAGAAACTATCAGAGATCCTGAATGAATGagaactgctgcagaacatcatggaGCTCCCCCTCCTCACCAGGGTCTGACCCCCAGGACGGTCATAGTCAGGGGCCGCCGTCCGGTGCAGCGGGTCCTGAGGATTCCCAGCAGTCTGCAGCCATTACTGAACATGTCCCAGCAGCGGGCACCCCACACATGTCTGCAGCCGGGACCCCTCCCCTGGATACAGGGCTTCCTGCTCCACAGCCAATCAGCTCGCGGCTCTGCCCAAAGCATGCTGGGAAATGGAGTCTTAAGACAATCCCATGAGGCTGGTGTGAGCTGGAGATCACTTACTACACACAATAAGGGGAGGggtagctgggggggggggacggacacctctttaaccccttcacagaCAACCATGTACTTACCTGCTACAATGACATGTGCCCAGCTCCGCTGTTAACCCCTTCAGCACCTAGATGTTATCACTATATTTACAACCCAACACGTTGAAGTCAAAAGTGATGTCACATGGGAAGGCTTAAAAGATCCAAGaacaagacccccccccctcccccatcacccCCCAGCAGTGGGCCCCGGCTCCTCACCATTTCCACTTGGACTCCTCTTCCTTCGCCTCCTTTGTCTTCTTGGCTTTGCTCTCTCCCTCCTCGGCCTCGGTCTTCCTCTTTTTGCTGTTGGATTTTGCCTTCTCCTTGGGTTGGATCTTCTCGGCGCTCTCAGGATCCGGCTTTGGTTTCTTCTGACCAGACCTGGACTCCTCTTCTTCTAGTTCCCTCTTTATTCCTTTTCTTTCCTTGTTCTCATCTTGTCCCTCTCTTTTGGGGTCTTTCTTGTTGCCGTTTACTTTCTTGTCTTTTTGCTTTTGGTTGGATCCCTTCTTCTCCCGGGACTTGCCCTTGGAGGCCTCCTTGGACTTTTGCTTCTTGTCATCAGTCAGGGATTCCTGGAACAGGTCTAGGTCCACCAAGATCCTCTTCAGAATGCCTCCTTTGACGTCACATCCATTCTGGTGGGGGTCTGGGGGTTCTTCCTTTACCTGGTGCCCCTGTTTGCTTTTGTCTGAATGCTCCTTGTGCTTGTCCTCCTTGGACCCCGAATGGCCCTTGTGCTTTTCCTCCTTGGACCTGGAGTGGTCCTTGTGCTTGTCCTCCTTAGACCCGGAGTGGTCCTTGTGCTTGTCCTCCTTGGATCCAGAGTGGCCCTTGTGCTTGTCCTCCTTGGACCCGGAGTGGCCCTTGTCCTCCTTGGACCCGGAGTGGCCCTTGTGCTTGTCCTCCTTGGACCCGGAGTGGCCCTTGTGCTTGTCCTCCTTGGACCCAGAGTTGTCTTTGTCCTTGTCCTCCTTGGACCCGGAGTGGCCCTTGTGCTTGTCTTCCTTGGACCCGGAGTGGTCCTTGTCCTCCTTGGACTTGGATCTATGCctgtttttttcttccttgtCCTTCTTTGTATTGGTCACTTTCTTCTTGCTCTCCTTGGGGCCGGAGCTCTTTGCGCTCTTCTTCTCCTTGGCTTTATCTTCCTTCTTGTCCTTTGCCTTCCCCCGTGTGTTACGCTTCTCACCGTCGGTCTTGTCTTCTCGCCTGTGATTATCCTTCTTCACCTCCTCTTTTGGTTTCTTCTCGGCTCTTCCTCTCTGGACTCTCTTTTTAGATTCCTCAAGATTGTTCTCTCTCTCCTTAAGGACTCGGGCACCATTGTCACTTCCAGCGATCCCCGTGTCACAGGATTCACCTGCCTCCTCTGACTGATCCTCATCCTCTCCATTCACGCTCTGGGCTGGTAGATCTTCACCCAGGGCCGGGCCGTGGGGAGGGGCGGCAATTTTATTTTCAGAAATCCTAAGAGACAATAACTGGACAAGGAAAAGATAgtcagaagcttcaagttactgGAGGGCGGATATTTCTGTGTGAGGGTCCTGGCCCTTCTATCATGACCACTAGGGGGGTTTGCACCTCAGTTTGAATGGTGTCAGGTGGGGCC contains the following coding sequences:
- the LOC142188423 gene encoding DNA topoisomerase 1-like encodes the protein MFSNGCRLLGILRTRCTGRRPLTMTVLGVRPWWEEKNYENGVKWRFLEHQGPYFAPPYEPLPDDVHFYYDGEPMKLSPGAEEVATFYGKMLDHEYTSKEIFQKNFFTDWKTQMTKEEKKTIKHLDKCDFSEIHKYFYEKNEARKALPKEEKQKLKEEANKIQEEFGFCTLDGHREKIGNFKIEPPGLFRGRGDHPKMGMLKLRIMPEDVIINCSKDSKVPDPPLGHRWKEVRCDNTVTWLASWTENIQGSIKYIMLNPSSKLKGEKDWQKYETARRLKNVVDQIRSQYRLDWKSREMKKRQRAVALYFIDKLALRAGNEKEEGETADTVGCCSLRVEHIKLYPKLDGQSHIVEFDFLGKDSIRYYNKVPVEKEVFKNLMKFMENKDPDDDLFDRLSTTVLNKHLQDLMDGLTAKVFRTYNASITLQNQLKELTNADDNVAAKILSYNRANRAVALLCNHQRAPPKTFEKSMLNLQTKIDAKEQQLKEAKKELKKAKADYKEHKNDRTKKVMEKKKKQVERLEEQLMKLKLQATDKEENKQIALGTSKLNYLDPRITVAWCKKFGVPIEKIYNKTQREKFAWAIDMTNEDFEF